In one Pseudomonas sp. SCA2728.1_7 genomic region, the following are encoded:
- a CDS encoding acyl-CoA dehydrogenase produces the protein MLLLWILVLIVGVAYLAHRRISPLPALGIVAVYLLAMGIFSHAPGWLLLVFWVVLAVVAAPLLLPDLRRKHFTAPLFNWFQKTLPPMSQTERDAIDAGTVWWDGELFSGRPDWDKLLAYPKAQLSEEEQAFIDGPTEELCAMVTDWQIGQSMDLPAEAWTHIKEHGFFALIIPKEFGGKGFSAYAHSQVAMKLATRSGDLASTVMVPNSLGPAELLLHYGTDEQRNHYLPRLARGDDIPCFALTGPLAGSDAGAMPDTGIICKGQWEGQEVVGLRLNWEKRYITLGPVATLLGLAFKAYDPEHLLGDKEDLGISLALIPTDTAGVEIGRRHLPLGAAFMNGPNSGKDVFIPLDFLIGGQEMLGKGWMMLMNCLSVGRSISLPAVGTGAAKFTSLVTGQYAQIREQFNVPLSAFEGIQEAMARIGGNAWMMDAARMLTANAVDLGEKPSVLSAILKYHLTERGRECISHAMDVHGGKAIIMGPNNYLGRSWNGAPIFITVEGANILSRNLMIFGQGAIRCHPFVLKEMALAGREDKDQALKEFDGLLLKHIGFAVSNAASTLVLNLGFGHFEHAPGDKISQGYFRALNRQAAAFAMLADFSMMLLGGELKRRERLSARLGDVLSNLYLASAALKRYHDLDSPAYMEPLFRWAMEESLGQSERALDELLRNFPNKVFGCLLRAIVFPFGRRHKGPSDKLGAEVAGVIGRAKGDPALEELLAGCYRPQSADDAVGALQHASDLLNAAQPLHKKLHTSLKNGQVKPAAGEHAIDAALEAGVLQPVEAQSLRDAEAARRKVIDVDDFDKEELKLAEGKVR, from the coding sequence ATGCTGTTGTTGTGGATACTGGTTTTGATCGTTGGTGTGGCGTATCTCGCCCACCGACGTATTTCCCCTCTGCCGGCCTTGGGCATTGTTGCCGTCTACCTGCTGGCGATGGGTATTTTCAGTCATGCACCGGGCTGGCTGCTGCTGGTGTTCTGGGTAGTGCTGGCGGTGGTCGCCGCACCGTTGCTGCTGCCTGACCTGCGCCGCAAGCATTTCACGGCGCCGCTGTTCAACTGGTTCCAGAAAACCCTGCCGCCGATGTCGCAGACCGAACGCGACGCGATCGACGCCGGTACCGTCTGGTGGGATGGCGAGCTGTTCAGCGGCCGTCCGGACTGGGACAAACTGCTGGCCTATCCCAAGGCGCAATTGAGCGAAGAAGAACAGGCGTTCATCGACGGCCCGACCGAAGAACTTTGCGCGATGGTCACTGACTGGCAGATCGGCCAGTCGATGGACCTGCCGGCCGAAGCTTGGACGCACATCAAGGAACATGGCTTTTTTGCCCTGATCATTCCGAAAGAATTTGGCGGCAAAGGCTTCTCGGCTTACGCCCACTCGCAAGTGGCGATGAAACTCGCTACCCGTAGCGGTGACCTCGCCTCCACCGTCATGGTGCCGAACTCCCTCGGCCCGGCCGAACTGCTGCTGCACTACGGCACCGACGAACAACGCAATCACTACCTGCCACGTCTGGCCCGTGGCGATGACATCCCGTGCTTCGCCCTCACCGGACCGCTCGCGGGTTCCGATGCCGGTGCGATGCCCGACACCGGGATCATCTGCAAAGGTCAGTGGGAAGGCCAGGAAGTCGTCGGCCTGCGCCTGAACTGGGAAAAACGCTACATCACCCTCGGCCCCGTTGCGACCCTGCTCGGCCTGGCTTTCAAGGCCTATGACCCGGAACATCTGCTGGGCGACAAGGAAGACCTCGGCATCAGCCTGGCGCTGATCCCGACCGATACCGCCGGCGTGGAAATCGGTCGTCGTCACCTGCCACTGGGCGCGGCATTCATGAACGGTCCGAACTCCGGCAAGGATGTGTTCATTCCGCTGGACTTCCTTATCGGCGGTCAGGAAATGCTCGGCAAGGGCTGGATGATGCTGATGAACTGCCTGTCGGTCGGCCGTTCGATTTCGTTGCCGGCAGTCGGCACTGGCGCAGCCAAATTCACCAGTCTGGTCACCGGGCAATACGCGCAGATTCGCGAGCAGTTCAATGTGCCGCTGTCGGCCTTCGAAGGTATTCAGGAAGCCATGGCGCGCATCGGCGGCAACGCATGGATGATGGATGCCGCGCGGATGCTCACTGCCAACGCGGTGGACCTGGGCGAAAAACCTTCGGTGCTGTCGGCGATCCTCAAGTACCACCTCACCGAACGCGGCCGCGAGTGCATCAGCCACGCCATGGACGTGCACGGCGGCAAGGCGATCATCATGGGGCCGAACAACTACCTGGGGCGCAGCTGGAACGGTGCGCCGATCTTCATCACCGTGGAAGGCGCGAATATCCTCTCGCGCAACTTGATGATCTTCGGTCAGGGCGCGATTCGCTGCCATCCGTTTGTACTGAAGGAAATGGCACTGGCCGGTCGCGAAGACAAGGATCAGGCGCTGAAAGAGTTCGATGGCCTGCTGCTCAAACACATCGGTTTCGCTGTGAGCAACGCTGCCAGCACGCTTGTGCTGAACCTGGGTTTTGGCCACTTCGAACATGCGCCGGGCGACAAGATCAGTCAGGGTTACTTCCGCGCACTCAACCGTCAGGCGGCAGCGTTCGCCATGCTCGCCGACTTCAGCATGATGTTGCTGGGTGGCGAACTGAAGCGTCGCGAACGTCTGTCGGCACGTTTGGGTGACGTGTTGAGCAACCTGTATCTGGCCTCAGCCGCGCTCAAGCGCTATCACGATCTGGATTCGCCGGCGTACATGGAACCGCTGTTCCGTTGGGCGATGGAAGAAAGCCTCGGCCAATCGGAACGGGCGCTGGATGAATTGCTGCGCAACTTCCCGAACAAAGTGTTTGGCTGTCTGTTGCGCGCCATCGTCTTCCCGTTTGGTCGTCGTCACAAAGGCCCGTCGGACAAACTCGGTGCCGAAGTGGCTGGCGTAATCGGTCGTGCCAAAGGCGATCCGGCACTGGAAGAGCTGCTTGCCGGTTGCTATCGCCCGCAGTCTGCAGACGATGCGGTCGGGGCATTGCAACATGCCAGCGATTTGCTGAACGCCGCGCAGCCGTTGCACAAAAAACTGCACACGTCGCTAAAAAACGGTCAGGTCAAACCGGCCGCAGGCGAACACGCCATCGATGCAGCGCTGGAGGCCGGTGTGCTGCAACCGGTGGAAGCGCAGAGCCTGCGTGATGCCGAAGCGGCGCGACGCAAGGTGATCGACGTCGATGATTTCGACAAAGAGGAGTTGAAACTGGCAGAGGGCAAAGTCCGCTGA
- a CDS encoding transglutaminase family protein, translated as MHEYLSPGRFIDSDHPAVVEFAEQHRGASRDPLEQAISLYYAVREAVRYNPYTFSRDPQTLCGSYALATGESYCVPKATLLAGCARHCAIPARIGLADVRNHLSTPRLLELLKSDMFAMHGYTELFLNGRWVKATPAFNQKLCELFNVAPLEFDGINDSVFHPFNRDGAQLMEYLVDHGQFADVPETFFFEHLQKCYPHLFTDLQPQLLGDMQSDLSRT; from the coding sequence ATGCACGAATATCTGAGCCCCGGCCGCTTCATCGATAGTGACCACCCGGCAGTGGTGGAGTTCGCCGAACAACACCGGGGTGCCAGCCGCGATCCGCTCGAGCAGGCGATCAGTCTTTATTACGCCGTGCGTGAGGCGGTGCGCTACAACCCGTACACCTTCAGTCGTGATCCGCAGACCCTGTGCGGCAGTTATGCGCTGGCGACGGGGGAGAGTTATTGCGTGCCCAAAGCCACACTGCTAGCCGGTTGTGCACGGCATTGCGCGATCCCGGCGCGCATTGGTCTGGCCGATGTGCGCAATCACCTGTCGACCCCGCGCCTGCTTGAACTGCTGAAGAGCGACATGTTCGCCATGCACGGTTACACCGAGCTGTTCCTCAATGGACGCTGGGTCAAAGCCACGCCGGCGTTCAACCAGAAGCTCTGCGAGTTGTTCAACGTCGCGCCGCTGGAATTCGACGGCATCAACGACAGCGTTTTTCATCCGTTCAACCGTGACGGGGCGCAGTTGATGGAGTATCTGGTCGATCACGGTCAATTCGCCGATGTCCCGGAAACATTCTTCTTCGAACATCTGCAAAAGTGCTATCCGCACCTGTTCACTGATCTGCAGCCGCAACTGCTGGGTGATATGCAGAGTGATTTGAGCCGTACCTGA
- a CDS encoding glutathione S-transferase produces the protein MLKIWGRKNSSNVRKPLWAAEELGLAYEAIDAGGAFGVVDTPEYRAMNPNGRVPVIEDDGFVLWESNAIVRYLLARHAPDSHWYSANPQTRAVADKWMDWTTSSFAGPFRTVFWGVLRTPADKQDWTAINAAIKECNELLSMADSALASQPYLSGKDIGMGDIPLGSFIYAWFEMPIERAPQAHLQAWYERLKQRPAYQKAVMTALT, from the coding sequence ATGCTGAAGATCTGGGGACGGAAAAACTCATCGAATGTCAGGAAGCCGTTGTGGGCTGCCGAGGAACTCGGTCTGGCTTACGAGGCGATTGATGCCGGTGGCGCATTCGGCGTGGTCGACACGCCCGAGTACCGGGCGATGAACCCGAACGGCCGGGTGCCGGTGATCGAAGACGACGGTTTCGTGTTGTGGGAATCCAACGCCATCGTCCGCTATCTGCTGGCCAGACATGCGCCCGACAGCCACTGGTATTCGGCGAATCCGCAAACCCGCGCCGTCGCTGACAAGTGGATGGACTGGACCACCTCGAGTTTTGCCGGTCCCTTCCGCACGGTGTTCTGGGGCGTGTTGCGCACGCCAGCGGACAAGCAGGACTGGACGGCAATCAATGCAGCGATCAAGGAATGCAATGAGCTGCTGAGCATGGCCGACAGTGCCTTGGCCAGTCAGCCTTACCTTTCCGGAAAAGACATCGGCATGGGTGATATCCCGCTCGGCAGTTTCATTTATGCCTGGTTCGAGATGCCCATCGAACGCGCGCCGCAAGCGCATCTGCAAGCCTGGTACGAGCGCCTGAAGCAGCGTCCGGCCTACCAGAAAGCCGTCATGACCGCGTTGACTTAA
- a CDS encoding ABC transporter ATP-binding protein, with protein MSSALSIRQLTKTYGNGFQALSGIDLDVAEGDFFALLGPNGAGKSTTIGILSTLVNKTSGTVNIFGHDLDKNPAQLKRSIGVVPQEFNFNQFEKTFDIVVTQAGYYGIPAKVAKERAEQYLTQLGLWDKRDVPSRSLSGGMKRRLMIARALVHEPRLLILDEPTAGVDIELRRSMWTFLTELNQKGITIILTTHYLEEAEQLCRNIGIIDHGTIVENTSMKQLLGQLHVETFLLDLKNDLNVAPQLLGYPARLIDSHTLEVQVDKSMGITALFTQLAQQNIEVLSLRNKTNRLEELFVSLVEKNLSKVAV; from the coding sequence ATGAGTTCCGCTCTGTCCATCCGGCAGCTAACCAAAACCTACGGCAACGGGTTCCAGGCCTTGAGTGGTATCGATCTGGACGTCGCCGAAGGTGACTTTTTCGCCTTGCTCGGCCCCAACGGTGCCGGCAAATCCACGACCATCGGCATTCTTTCGACCCTGGTCAACAAGACCAGCGGCACGGTGAATATCTTCGGTCATGACCTGGACAAGAATCCTGCGCAGCTCAAGCGCTCGATCGGCGTGGTGCCCCAGGAATTCAACTTCAACCAGTTTGAAAAGACCTTCGACATCGTCGTGACCCAGGCCGGTTACTACGGCATTCCGGCGAAAGTTGCCAAGGAGCGCGCCGAGCAATATCTGACCCAGTTGGGCCTGTGGGACAAGCGCGACGTGCCGTCACGTTCGTTGTCCGGCGGCATGAAGCGGCGCTTGATGATCGCTCGTGCGCTGGTACACGAACCACGTCTGCTGATCCTCGATGAACCGACCGCAGGTGTGGATATCGAGCTGCGCCGTTCGATGTGGACGTTCCTCACCGAACTGAACCAGAAAGGCATCACCATCATCCTCACCACGCACTATCTGGAAGAGGCTGAGCAGTTGTGCCGCAACATCGGCATCATCGACCACGGCACCATCGTCGAGAACACCAGCATGAAACAATTGCTGGGCCAGTTGCACGTGGAAACCTTCCTGCTCGACCTGAAAAACGATTTGAACGTCGCGCCGCAATTGCTCGGTTACCCGGCCAGGTTGATCGACAGCCATACCCTGGAAGTCCAGGTCGACAAGTCCATGGGCATCACGGCGTTGTTCACCCAGTTGGCGCAGCAGAACATCGAAGTGCTGAGCCTGCGTAACAAAACCAATCGCCTCGAGGAGCTGTTCGTGTCCCTGGTGGAGAAAAATCTGTCGAAGGTGGCGGTATGA